GGAGAAGAATTAATAAGGGACTTGCGTGAAAATAAAGTACCAGTAAACCGAGTTTCGACTGGTTGGTACACTATTAACCCGCAGATCCTTAACCAGTCCCAATGCCCAATTGTTAAATGTTGTAACCTTTCTCCAAGGGTTTCAGTTAATCCTTCATGAATTTTTGGAGATATCTATTGATCGTTCATCAAAACTAGAAAGAGATAATTACCATGAAAAATGATAAATCCTCTCCTATTCGCCTGTTAATCGTTGACGATCAGAGCCTCATTCGTCAGGGACTGAAAGCAATGCTAGAACAGGAACCTGATTTGGAAGTGGTCGGTGATGCTGAGAATGGTAAAGTTGCTCTAGAGCTTGTTGCAGAACTTCAGCCCGATGTGGTGCTAATGGATATTCGGATGCCAGAAATGGATGGGCGAACTGCAACAAAACTGATTATGCAAAGCTTTCCTAATATCAAAGTTCTCGTCTTGAGTACATTTGATGATGATTCTTATCTAACAGGGGCAATGCGTGCAGGTGCAAAAGGATATTTGCTTAAAGATATGCCTTCAAGTGAGCTAGCAGATGCAATTCGCTTTGGGCATTCTGGCTATACTCAATTTGGGCCGGGGTTATTTGATAAATTATT
The Nostoc punctiforme PCC 73102 genome window above contains:
- a CDS encoding response regulator transcription factor — its product is MKNDKSSPIRLLIVDDQSLIRQGLKAMLEQEPDLEVVGDAENGKVALELVAELQPDVVLMDIRMPEMDGRTATKLIMQSFPNIKVLVLSTFDDDSYLTGAMRAGAKGYLLKDMPSSELADAIRFGHSGYTQFGPGLFDKLLVTEAASASANQNSASSKPSEITAREQEVLCLIGVGATNREIAQQLYITEGTVKTHVTSILSRLNLKNRSQLAIYANSVLNQEKKLAGKLPE